A window of Castanea sativa cultivar Marrone di Chiusa Pesio chromosome 1, ASM4071231v1 contains these coding sequences:
- the LOC142610226 gene encoding receptor-like protein kinase FERONIA produces MQNSCRFYVYLFSVSFFFNYLTTTVTAKPPPTYSSINDIMLNCGSSGISTDPDGRAWTGDEGIHSKFVSLEQSNNTSILSHPHGSSIDHDPYKTARIFHSQITYTFRVSPGQKFIRLYFNPSTYHDNFDMSKAFFTVTTGPFTLLSNFSIGSKSLVKEFCVNVLQNQTLNMTFTPSINTSYAFINGIEIVSMPTSLYYSQFGDKEVRLVGHNSQFHIQNNSALEMIYRLNVGGHSISPINDSGKLFRRWLDDTDFFLASNVNSISNGAIQINYTSIPPYTAPKEVYQTARITRTSEDNKRYNLTWKLPVESGFKYLVRLHFCKIQPEVKQRTNKGFRISIRNKTQEISADVITLSGGQGIPVYRDYFVMIPHKKANGKTPLFIELRPNHNSSSGYSDAILNGLELFKLNNSDANLAAPNPEVPHPPSPSPSPSPLKSPAPQPLPYKNSKSGTKSVIFIEATAGVISVIFLLGLTIIWRRMKTKSIKSETPPILQALGRRFTLQEIKTATNNFDQDLIIGKGGFGYVLRGQIDHEHTPVAIKVFQRTSRQGFHEFQTEIEMLSKLRHPHLVSLIGYCNDERVMIIVYELMAHGALHDHLYNTDNPPLPWKQRLEICIGAARGILYLHEGEGHAIIHRDVKTSNILLDQNWVPKVSDFGISRLGPTRLSMSHVTTDVKGTFGYMDPEYFWTSHLTVKSDVYGFGVVLFEVLCARPAVDMGLDYEQQGLAYWASLCFEEGKLDQIIDPHLIDQMSPESLKMYANIAYKCACEDRDQRPQMVEVLRALEFAKELQEIADDGGHGVMINEEVPLCVGENQVVSRTRKKGEMGQSCPTLKNKRTPHKELLRFLSEKVGLKWVKSPKLGCFFAASEYNALPRIEVQLPDLSRCGPYTTPGKFVIEISKVEEP; encoded by the coding sequence ATGCAAAACTCTTGTAGATTTTACGTTTACCTATTCTCAGTGTCCTTCTTCTTCAATTACCTAACAACTACAGTCACTGCTAAGCCCCCCCCTACATACTCCTCCATCAATGATATCATGCTTAACTGTGGCTCCTCCGGCATCTCAACTGACCCAGATGGCCGAGCCTGGACTGGAGATGAAGGTATACACTCAAAATTTGTTTCCTTAGAACAATCTAATAACACCTCTATACTCTCCCATCCCCATGGCTCATCCATTGATCATGACCCTTACAAAACCGCTCGAATCTTTCATTCTCAAATCACCTACACATTTCGTGTTAGTCCTGGCCAAAAATTCATAAGATTGTACTTTAACCCTTCTACATACCATGATAATTTTGATATGTCTAAGGCCTTTTTCACTGTTACTACTGGTCCCTTCACTCTACTTAGCAACTTCAGTATAGGATCAAAATCCCTTGTCAAAGAATTTTGCGTGAATGTGCTGCAGAATCAGACACTGAACATGACCTTCACTCCATCTATAAATACTTCATATGCATTTATAAATGGGATTGAAATTGTCTCGATGCCCACCAGCCTTTACTACAGTCAATTTGGGGATAAAGAAGTACGTCTTGTCGGCCATAACTCTCAGTTCCATATCCAAAACAACAGTGCTCTTGAGATGATTTACCGACTAAACGTAGGTGGGCACTCCATTTCACCAATAAATGACTCCGGTAAGCTTTTTCGGAGATGGCTTGATGACACCGACTTCTTTCTTGCTTCAAATGTAAACTCTATTAGTAATGGGGCAATCCAGATCAACTACACAAGCATACCTCCTTACACAGCACCAAAGGAAGTTTATCAGACAGCCCGAATTACAAGAACATCCGAAGACAACAAACGGTACAATCTTACTTGGAAATTGCCAGTGGAATCGGGGTTCAAATACCTTGTGAGACTCCACTTCTGCAAAATCCAACCGGAGGTAAAGCAGAGAACTAACAAAGGGTTCCGAATTTCCATAAGAAATAAGACACAGGAGATTTCTGCTGATGTTATCACTCTGAGCGGTGGGCAAGGCATTCCGGTATATAGGGACTATTTTGTGATGATACCACATAAAAAGGCTAATGGTAAGACCCCTCTCTTTATAGAGCTTCGTCCTAATCATAATTCAAGCTCTGGTTATTCTGATGCTATCCTCAATGGTCTCGAGTTGTTCAAATTGAATAACTCTGATGCCAATCTCGCGGCTCCAAATCCTGAAGTTCCACACCCTCCTTCCCCTTCCCCTTCCCCATCTCCGCTCAAATCACCTGCCCCACAACCACTACCTTACAAGAATTCCAAGAGCGGCACAAAATCAGTAATCTTCATTGAAGCCACTGCAGGTGTTATATCTGTCATATTTCTCTTGGGCTTAACAATTATCTGGCGAAGGATGAAAACAAAGTCCATCAAAAGCGAAACACCACCGATTCTACAAGCACTCGGCCGTCGCTTTACTCTCCAAGAAATCAAGACTGCCACAAACAACTTTGACCAGGACCTTATCATCGGAAAAGGCGGCTTTGGTTATGTATTGAGAGGTCAAATCGATCATGAACACACTCCAGTTGCGATCAAGGTTTTTCAGCGAACTTCAAGACAAGGGTTTCATGAGTTTCAGACAGAGATTGAAATGCTTTCAAAGCTTCGCCACCCCCATCTGGTATCTTTGATAGGTTACTGCAACGATGAACGGGTCATGATCATTGTATATGAGTTAATGGCTCACGGAGCACTTCATGATCATCTTTACAACACAGATAATCCTCCATTGCCATGGAAGCAGAGGTTGGAGATTTGCATTGGTGCTGCCCGTGGAATATTGTACCTTCATGAAGGTGAGGGGCACGCAATCATACACCGCGATGTCAAGACTAGCAACATTCTTTTGGACCAAAATTGGGTACCCAAAGTTTCGGACTTTGGGATTTCAAGATTGGGCCCTACAAGACTGTCAATGAGCCACGTCACTACTGATGTGAAGGGAACGTTTGGGTATATGGACCCCGAGTATTTTTGGACCAGCCATTTGACTGTAAAGTCTGATGTTTATGGATTTGGGGTGGTGTTGTTTGAGGTGTTGTGTGCTAGACCAGCAGTGGATATGGGCTTAGATTATGAGCAACAAGGTTTGGCCTATTGGGCCAGTTTGTGTTTTGAAGAAGGAAAACTTGATCAGATCATTGATCCTCATCTGATTGATCAAATGTCACCAGAGTCTTTGAAGATGTATGCAAATATCGCATATAAATGTGCGTGTGAAGATAGAGATCAAAGACCCCAAATGGTTGAAGTGTTGAGGGCTCTTGAGTTTGCAAAGGAGTTGCAAGAAATTGCTGATGATGGAGGCCACGGGGTCATGATTAATGAGGAAGTTCCACTATGTGTGGGAGAAAATCAGGTGGTGTCAAGAACAAGGAAGAAAGGTGAGATGGGGCAATCGTGTCCAACACTTAAGAACAAACGTACACCACATAAAGAGCTTCTTAGATTTTTAAGCGAGAAGGTGGGGCTGAAGTGGGTCAAGTCACCAAAGCTAGGTTGTTTTTTTGCAGCCTCTGAGTACAATGCCTTGCCACGTATTGAAGTGCAATTGCCGGATCTAAGTAGGTGCGGACCATATACCACACCGGGGAAATTTGTAATTGAAATCTCTAAAGTTGAAGAACCATAA